Part of the Natrinema caseinilyticum genome is shown below.
TCAAACGCCTTACACAGTCGTCATGAACAACCGAAGTCTTCCTGTTTCAACACCTTCGATTTACTGACATTCCTTGACGCCAACTAGTGATTCAACGCAGCCGTTTTAGCTCACATCTGGTTTAGTGATGACTTCGTTTCCGGCGATCCGATAGACACGACCCGGGGGTCGTTCGTCATTGGATCGATACGGCAACTCATCCGCGAGGATGGCTTGAAGCCCCTCGTGGTACTCATCTAGCAGCGAAAGTTCGTCGCCCGACATTGGCGGGTTGTGAGCCGTATACAGGGTATCGAAAACACCCTCATCGCGTAATTCCCGTAAACGAGCAAAGGTATCAACGTAGTCGTGGATGTCACAGCCTCCGAAGTGGATATACAGGTTTTGTTGTATGTGGATGACATCGCCACCATAGAGGTCGCCTCGTTCACGGTCCAGCGCACCGAGTTGGCCTGGAGCGTGTCCGGGTAAGTGGATGAATTCCAGCTCTCTATTCCCAATATCAACAACCTCGCCCTCCGCTACGTCTGTTATGTTGGACGCGGGCTGAATCTCATAATTCTCCGGATCGAAGCCGTCTGGGAATTGTCCTCCCTGATCACGCCATGAATCGATCCAACCCGAGAGGTCGACATGGAATTCCTCGGCGACGTAGTCCGAACGCACAGTGCCATCCGAGGGAAGTTCTGCGTTGTGAACCCGAACATCGTCGAACTGATGGGCAGCACCCATATGATCCCAGTGCGAGTGAGTGAGCACGACCGTCACGGGAACGTCAACAAGCGTCTCCACCATGGCTCGAAGATTGCCGATGCCGACGGAAGCGTCCAAGAGAAGCGCCCGTTCCTCTCCTGCGAAAAGGTAGTCGTTGAAGAAAGTGGCCTCTGAGATGCGCCAACTGTTATCGGAAATCTCTTCGATATCGAACCAGTCGTCCGTATCGTTCATACTGACGCCAACTCCCCGAACCGAGTTATACGTTCCGGCAGCCGTCCGAATACGCTTCCAGAAGGTTCAGAGTTCATCAGCCGCGTTTGGCAGTCGTCAGTGAGCGATAAAACGCAATACAGGTGCAGCATGGGAACAGTATAGGGGTTTCAATTGCATTCAAACGGAAACCCTGTCTGACTAGTCTGTGAGTGAACTCCGTTTTATCTTTCCTGTCACCGAAGTTGGAAACTCCTCGACGAATTCTACCTCACGGGGATATTCGTATTTAGCGAGTTGGTCTTTCACCAGTGATTGAATCTCCAGTTTGAGATCATCTGAATGATTCTCTGGTGAGTGTGTTTTCACAAACGCCTTAACAATATTCCCACGAATATCGTCGGGTACGCCGGCCACACCGACTTCTGCCACTGACGGATGCTCTATAATCGTATTCTCGACTTCAACAGGGGAGATACGGTATCCCGACGAAATGATCACGTCGTCTGCTCGAGATTTAAACCAAAAGTAGCCGTTCTCATCTTCCCGAGCGAGGTCTCCCGTCAAAAACCAATCTCCCTCAAAGTACTCTTCAGTTTCCACCTCGCCGACATATCGTTTTAGCTGAGCGGGATCTGGGCGCTTGAGGGCAATTTCACCGACTTCGCCCTGTTCAACCGGTTCCCCGTTCTTCCGAAGTTGGATTTCGTGACCTGGTACTGGACGACCCATACTTCCCTTCTTAACATCAAAAAAGTATTCACAGTTACATATCAATGGATTCGACTCGGTTTGTCCATATCCTTCTAAGATCGGAATCTCTCGGGACCGCCAGTACGTCAATGTTTCTGGAGAAAGTGCTTCTCCTCCTGAGACAATCACTCTCAGTTGAATATCATATCCAGAATCATTACCTTCTCGAAGTATATTTAGTGCTGTTGGGGGGAAATTACCGTGCGTAACGCCATACCGTTCCAATATCGATAGCTGCTCATCAGCTTTGAAAGAGGTGTAGTTTGAGCCGACGATCGTCTGTCCTGTAAGTAACGCGGGCATGATCGTTGTTAGTGATCCCATCCAAGACCAGTCGACGGCTGTATAATAGACGCCGTCGGTATTCACGTTGTACTTCATGTTAAATCCCGGTAACGTTCCGAGCATTACCCGGTGGGCATGCATCACCCCCTTCGGATCGCCTGTCGTACCGGATGTATAGACTAATAATGCATCTTCTTCTGCTTTCGTTTCTGCAGGAGAAGCCTCTACAGGCTGTTTGTCGAGGAAATCGTCAAAGTGATACTCATTTTCATGTTCGGGGCTCTCATCACCGACAATGATGATATGTTCTAACTGATCGAGATCGTTATATAGGTCACGAACTTCGTCTAAAAGATTATCGTGGACGAGAACTGCCCGGGACTCCGAGTGAGCTAGTCGGTACTCAAGTCCCTCGTCTCCAAGAATTACGGGCAGAGGAAGGGAGACTGCACCGTACTTCCAAGTCCCAGTATGACTGATGACGGTCTCTGGTCTCTCAGGAAGGCAAATACCAACAACATCGCCTCGTTCTATTCCGACCTCCGAGAGGGCATTGCAGAATTGATTAGTCCGCTGTCTTAACTGCCAGAACGTCCATATTTCATCCGCTCCCTTTTGATTGTCCCAAAAAAGCGCTACCCTTCCTCGTTTCTGTGCGTTTCGATCGATAATTGCCCTTCCTAAGTTGAATGTATTTGGTATTTTCCATTCAAACTCTTCTACTGCTTCTGAATAGGACTCATACTGCGCGAGATCATACGCCGAGAGATCCAGCTCGTCAACCATACCTACCAGTGTGTGAGATCTCCCCATAACTGTTTGGGAACGATCCACTTAGTCGTAGTGAATGTGGCCCACCTTCCCGCCCCTAAGGCCCACTACTTTCGATTCACTTCTCCTTTGGAATGTACGGATCAAAAATCTGAATCGTCTGTCCCAAAACGGAGGAGTCCCCTCCCAAGGGCATCCATTAGGTGACGAACCATTATAGCAAATTCGTCCTCTTTACACTGCTATTATTCTCCTGAGATATCCATATGATGGTTAGATTTGAAACACCATATCGTTCTGTACGACTGTTCTGTTCCTCTGTCTGGCGTTCGGCAATTTCTACTCTACATCATGATGCTCAGTATGTGGAATTCGGGGGACCCCCTCGACGACGATCGTTTCACCTTGGATATAATTAGCGGCAGGACTAGTGAGAAACTGCGCTACTGACGCGATCTCTTCAGGCAACCCAATCTGTCTATTTACGGTGTCCGTATCGATATCTGATGCTGAGATACCGCGTTGACTCTCTAAGCCTTCCGTAGCGACGAGGCCAGGCATGATTCCGTTAAGATTGATGTCATACTTCGCCCATTCGTAGCCAAGTGTACGAGTAAGTGAGTTTAAGCCAGACTTCGCCGCCGCATAGTGGGTCATCATCGGAGCACCATCCCTTGCTGCGACACTCGAGACGTTGATTATATGCCCTCCGTCGTTTTCGATCATCTTTTCGCCAACAATCCTAGAAAAGTTGAAGGTACCGTTCAGATTAATATCTACTATGGTCTTCCACGCATTTTGACTCAATTCCTCGAACGGTGCCTCGAAACTCGCGCCCGCGTTATTGACGAGGATGTCAATCTGACCGAGTTCGGTTTCTGTCGCTTCGGCGAGTGTCTCGATAGCCTCCCAATCGCGGATATCGCATTCTATCGGAAGTGCCTTCCCAGGTCGGTTACTGTCGTTGATCGCGCTCGCTACGGCATCTACTCGCTCTTGGTCGCGAGAGGAGACTACTACGTCTACGCCAGTAGCAGTGAACCGTTCTACAATCGCACGGCCGATACCAGTGGAGGAACCGGTAACGATAGCAGTATCGCCTGAAATTTCAAACATTGAATCAGTCATTTTTGCATCACCTCATATACAACGTCGATTTGATATAAATCTGTCTTCCTATTATTAGCCACATTCATTTCAAATTGAAAATATTTAATGTAATGCCCTTGCTATTCTCCATCGTGCGTTTTGTCCTTTTTAGCACGTTTCAGCAGTGCCCGCTGTTCCCTGATGATTGGGATGTCCACCGTTGTGCCATCCACTGTGATAAGGCCAGTCTCGTCACCGGCCTTCTCAAACGCTTGGACGATTCGTTCAGCATAAGCGATTTCCTCTTCGGTGGGTGCGAATGTCTCCTCAATTACTGGAACCTGCTCGACACTCGTTGCCAATTTCCCATCGAAGCCTATTGCACGTGCATTCTCCGCTTGTGACCGTAATCCATCAAGGTTGGATCTATGGAGATAGACGGTATCAATAGCGGGAACACCGGCAGCGCTAGCTGCCATCGAAGTAACATAGCGAGGCAGATCAATATCGGGATTTTGTTCCATCGTTGGCATGCCCATATATCTCCGAAAGTCCACACTCCCAAAGACGATCGCTTCGATTCGTTGTGAGGCATGAGCTATTTCGAATAGATTGAAAATAGCGCTTGGTCGCTCAATTAACGGTATGATTCCCATCGGTTGATCGGTCGCTTGGAGATACTTCTCGATATATTGCAGGTCCGATGCACTCTGTATGTCAGGCACGAGAAGGGCTCGGGGTGATACTGACGCTGTTCGAATTGCTTCTAAGTCTTTGAACGAATGTGGAGTATTCAGTGCGTTGATCCGGATGACGATCTCCTTCTCCAAGTCACCCCATTCTTCGATCGCTTGGACGGTAGTATCACGTGCAACATCTTTTAGCGCTGGACCGACGCCATCTTCGAGATCGATGACAGTAACACTGGAGTTGGCTTTTGTTGCGTCTTCGATGGACTTAACTGGGTCATCCAGGGCAGATTCTCGAAGGCCGGGAACAATGTGGTAACTTCCTCTGAGTTCCATGTTTCTACCTTGGGAAATGATATCATAAATCTACGGATAGATTCCTCATTGCGATATGTGTATATTTTATAACTTTGTCAGCTGCGACCGAAGTAGAGAGGTGCGCCTATTTGGTCCACTTGGGGATTGGGGAGATAGACGAAGGTCGCAACAACTGAACCAGATATAGGCAGAGGAGGAGCGAGACGATGACCTTCGCAGTGAATGGACCGAAGAAGATAACGAAAGCCATCGCTGCTCCGAAAATTCTGAAGGGCCATGTGAGGTTGCGGTTTCCATCATGGCCGATAGCAACCGCCGCGATAGCAAAGACACCGATGAACGTCATCGAGGTCATATAGGCTGTCCGGGGGAACGCCCAGTAGATAAGACTCTGATTATACGCAAATACAAAGGGTAAGAGAAAGCCAATGATCCCAATTCGGAAGGCCTGGAACGCTGATTTCAGGAAACCAGCATCAGCGATACGGGAACCCACGGCTACAGCCACGGCCACTGGTGGCGTAATTGCTGACAGCATCGCGAAGTAGAAGACGAACATATGTGCCGAGAGCGGCTTGATTCCTAGCTCTATGAGTGGAGGTGCAGTCAAGATTACCACGAGGATGTACGCGGCTGGCGTCGGCATGCCCAGTCCAAACATAAGGCTCGTTATCATGGCGAGAATGAGGACTAGGATAAGCGTTCCTCCTGCGAGTCCGATCATCTGAACGCTAATCTTCTGCGAGAGTCCGGACTGGGTCACCATACTCACAATGATCCCGATTGCCCCAAGTAGGCCAACGAGAGGGGCCATATCGATCATCCCCTGCCTTAGGCCAATGATAGTTTCTCTCGTCGTCTTCCGAAGCGCACTCAACGAAACGCCATCCGTGTACAGATTTGTTGCGAACTGTGTTATCATGGCTGTTATCAGAGTGTACAGTCCCGCAGTCAGCGGTGATAACTGCATTATCACGAGAGCATACAGTAGAACGCCGATCGCTGGAGCAAAGCGAAGTCCCTGTCGCAGGACAGCCAGTTTGAACTCTCCGTCAGCATCCGCCATCCACCCGGATTTGATCACAAGTAGATGGACGGCTATCGCAGTGCTACCATAGAAGAGCAGAGCAGGAAGTATTCCGGCCCGAACGACCTCTAGGTACGGTATTCCCAGGATATCAGCCATAAGGAATGCTGCGACACCCATCACCGGTGGAAGAATTTGCCCTCCGCTGGAGGCTACGCTTTCTATCGCTGCTGCGACCTCACCTTTGATGCCCTGATTTTTCATCATCGGGATCGTGAAGCTACCGGTAGTTGCAGTGTTCGCTGCAGCGCTTCCTGTGATCGACCCCATGATCATACTGGAGATTATCGCAATATGCACTACGCCTGTTCGGAAGACGTTGCTGAATTCCTCTCCGAGGTCGAGCAGAAATCTGGTCAATCCATACTGTGTTGCTACTCCTGCAAAGATGATGAATATCGCTACCCACGTTGCACCGACACCTAAGATGAATCCAAAGACGCCACGAAGTTCGATCGAACCGAACTTAATCACCTGAGTGACGGACATCCCTCCGTGACTGAGGATCCCCGGAAAGAATGGGCCAAAGAGTCCGTAGACTACAGAGAGTGCTATCACCCCTGCAAGAACGTTCCCGTACTCGCGTCTCGTCACATCGATAGCTAGGATCATCATGACCCCGCCAACAAGGAGGTCTATTTGCTTGTACCCTAGCGCTGGTGCATCCCATTGGAGATACTGCCAGTTAGCTAGCAAGTATGCTGTAGCAGCCACACTTGTTACAGCGAGAACGACACAAATTACGCTCTGTATGGGCGCACTGAATCGTCCGGCAGTGGGAAACCGGGATGACAGTTCGTTGATACGACCACCTCCCTCTTCCGTTAACTCCTCCTCGAACAGTTCATCGGGATTGATACTTCCCCAATATTGCTCGTGGATATCGACCAGATAGTACAACGCAATACTCCCACCGAAGAAGATGACGCTGTGCTTGGTTCTTGAGAACGGATATTCTACCGCGTAGTAGACCAGATAAACCGCTAACCCGACTCCTACGACGGTAATTAACCATCGGAGCCAACGAGATACGTTCATTGGTGATCGTTCAATTTTATCAATTGTTATTCTTCTCCTCGAGTGAACTCGTCTCTCCAGACACCCTGCTCTTCGTAGAAGTCAGCGGCTGCTGGGTGGAAAGGCATATCGAAGGTGTTCTCTACCCACCAGTCAAGCTCTGTTGCAGCACCCCACATAGCGTGACTCTCTTTGATCGCATCGATGTTATCGTTTAGCTGTGTTAGGTACTCGTACACAGCATCGTAAGTATAGTCGTTTCGGACGAGGAAGCTGTATCCGTGTGTGACGACCGCAATGGGGTCATGGATATAACTCCAGTTCTCCCGACCGCTCGTTTCATATTCCGTAACTAGTGTATACGGGTCTTGGTTGAGTTGCTGCATAGCTGAGTTAGGGATACCGACTGTTCGCAAATTTGCTGAACTCTTCGTCTGTTGGAGCCACCCTGTTTCAGTCGTCCCATTTACCGTTGCTCCGATTCCAACATCGAGACGGTCAGACTTCATGGCACTTGCTTGTTGCGTGAACTCAATACTCCGACGTTGATAATCGATATCCAAGACGCTGAGCGCGTGGTCTAGGGCCTCTCCAGAACCAGACCCTTGGGGTCCGGGAGAAACAGAATGATTGGATTCGATATCGTTTATTGTTTTGATATCTTCGTTGTTGGTGATGAAGAACCAATTCACGTCGTAAAGATGGAAGACCTGATTCGGTGTGAAAGAAAGATCGCTGAAGGGGTCATCTCCCTCGTTTATGAGACCTGCCGTGTAGGTTTGCGTGTATCCCATGTCAGCCTCCTCATTTTTAAGGCGATTGATGTTTGCTCGCGAGCCCCCTGGTCGAGCATCCACCTCGATATCATCACTCGCTTCATTAATTTCGGCGGCAGCACCCTGCATCATGGCGTGACCTGCCGAATCCGATGGGCCAGATACGACCACCATCGAGTCGCTTCCACTGCTGTTTGAACTATTCGCACACCCGGCTAAGGGGGAGGCCAAGAGTCCAGCAGCGGTTGTTTTCAAGAAGTCTTTTCGGCTGATATTACCCACCCTGAAATCTGAGGTCTCTTTCGGCTTGTTAGCCATAACCACAGTGTTAGCACCAATCCATTTAAACGTTTCTATACATTATAATTCATGGATGGATATATATTACCATGGCCTCCTATTCCAAAATAGTCAGTTTCAACGATTCAGGGGCTAGACTGGCCGAAACCGCATTTATTCGTATAGATCGCGGGCAATGACTGTGCGGTTTACTTCATTCGTCCCTTCGTATATCTGCGTTCCTTTTGCTTCGCGCATGTACCGTTCTACGGGATAATCTGTTGAATATCCACGCGACCCATGGATCTGCACCGCTTCAGTAGCGGCGTCCATTGCCACGTCCGTGGCGAACGTTTTTGCCATCGAAGCTTCTTGAGTTACTGAATCTGCACCGCCGTCTAGCCGTGCCGCAGTCTGATATGTAAGTAACCGTGAGGCCTCTAGATTCATTTTCATGTCCGCCAATTTGAACGACACTCCCTGAAAGTCACGAATCGGTTGACCGAACTGTTCACGCTCATCGGCGTACTCGGTGCTGGCGTCAAGACATCCCTGTGTTATCCCTACAGCCTGTGCAGCAACGCCGATACGCCCAATATCCAGCGCCTGCATTATGTACTGGAATCCCTTTCCTTCTTCACCGACAAGGAACTCCGCTGGCAGGCGGACATCGTCATAGATTACTTCGCTTTCCACGGCCGCATCGCCCTCCATACAAGGAATATTTCTAATGAATTTCAGCCCGTCGTATTCCTGTGGATCCGGAATCGCAAACATACTCACGTCGTTATGATTTCCGGTATCATCCGTCCGCGCGACTACTAAGATGAGATCTGCAATTTCACCGTGCGTCGTCCACACTTTGTGGCCGTTTAGGATATACTCGTCACCGTCTCGTTCTGCAGTGGTCTCAAGTGCATTAGCGTCGCTTCCAGCCTGCGGTTCTGTGAGCGACACCGCAGTGATTTGATTTTCTGTGAAGATATCTCGAAGCCACTCCTTTTGACGCTCCGTACCCACGTTCTGAAGTGTATGTCCTATGAGACCGCAGGATAGGGAGAGGACGCCAGCCGGGAGCTTGTAGACACGGCTGATCTCCTCTACAGCGATAACGAACGAGCGAGTGTCGAGACCCTCTCCTCCAAATTCTTCGGGGACGTTAATACCATATAGTCCTGCATCACCGAGTACATCTATGAGCTCCGTGGGAAATTCGCCGCGTTCCTCGTACTTTTCGATAGCCGGTTCAATTTCCGTCTCGGAAAAGGACCGGACTCGTTCACGAAAGTCATGGTGGCGCGGTTCGAGGCCAATAGTGTCGTGCATTGTTAACTCCATTCTATGAGAGACACTATCTCCGATTTATATCTTGGGGGTGAACGTAGCAATCGCCCTCTTTCCAAGAACACCGTCTCCACTTCTGGCAGATGATCGTGAATCGGTATCATCGGACAAGATTGATACCGTTGGATTTCATACTATGGAACAGAATGGACCCCGAACCACCGATCAAAGCCACAAAAACCACGTTCACCATCATCGAAACGCTCATAGATCTCGATGGAGCCGGTATCTCAGAATTAGCAGACAACGTTGGAATTCCAAAGAGTACTGTTCATAATCATTTGAATACTCTTAATCAATTGGGATATGTGTGCAAAGATGGTAGCACTTACCAAGTTGGTACGCAATTTATCCGCCTGGGATCGCAACTCCGACGCAACCACGACATATACGGCGTTTCAAAGCAGGAAATAAAGAAGCTGGCCGAAAGTACTGGCGAACACACGAGCCTCATGATAGAGGAGAATGGACGTGGGGTTTATTTTCACACGGTGGAGGGATCTACTCCGCTCAAGGTTGTTACTATCAACGGTATGGCCACGAAACTCCATACTACTGCGCCAGGAAAGGCCATTTTAGCACATCTTCCGGAGGAAGAGCGAGAGTCGATATATGACACACACGGACTTGCAGCTACAACATCAAACACGATCGTCGATCGATCAGAGTTAGAATCACACCTCGAACAGATTCGGGAACAAGGATATGCGCTCGATACAGGGGAGACACTAGAAGCAATGCGTGGGGTAGCGGCGCCTATTGTCCACAACAACGGTAGTGTACAAGGTGCGATAAGCGTTTACGGCCCCCGTCGACGAACAGACATTGATGAATTCGAAAGCTCTATTTTAGATGATATTCTCCACAGTAAAAATGTGATTGAAGTTAATTTAAGCTATTAAGTCACACTGCCTCTGATATTTAACATTCGATGATGGTGAACGGAACTGGTACGAGATTCTGCTTTACTTCTCTCTCGTTTGTACTCCAAAATGCTTCTATTACAGTAGTACGGATGTAAAAGCCGGACGGCAAAAGACGATGAACTTGTTCAAGATGAAAATTTTATTCATTTACATAGATAAGATTTTCTGATATTCCATCATTGAACGACTAGGATGGCGTTTGGATAATATCGAATGTTAGCCAAGTCGATCTGGGGGAAGCAAAAAATAAATCCGTCACTGGATACAGCGTCTTTCGGTCAATCTCAAGTGAATGTCGCTTATCGGTCGTTCACGAGCAACAGATTCAAAACATTATATAATAATACATACTTGTAGAAATTTACCATACTCATAGATCATGCACACTACGATTGTACTGATGGCTACGCAACGATCACACTCAACCGACCTGACGTCTACAACGCCTTCAACGAGGAAATAATCCTCGGACTGAACGGCGCGCTCCAACGTGCACGCGACGACGAACACAAGGAAGCGACCCAAGCGTTCAGCAAGGGGCGCGACCCCGACTACGACCGAGAGTTCTCCTCTTGATCCTAAATTCGCTCTCCAGTGATCAAACGCCGCGGGTTTAAGCGAGGGAGGAAAGGCCGTTGCGTTTGAGGGCCGCCACGATATGATTTTCCTGGATTTCGTCAGTACCGGCAGCGAGTCGGCGGTTGCGAGCGAGTCGGTAGAGGTATTCGAAGGGATGATCCTGCTGGTAGTCGTTAGCACCGTTAATCTGCAGCGACTCACTAATCACGTGCCTGACCATCACCCCGGACGTAAGCTTCGCCAGCGAGGCATCCATACGATCGGGAATCCGGCACTGATCGCCGCGGCGGTAGGTCACGCGCGCGAGGCCTCGAGTTTCTTGGCTATGTCGACGAGTTTCCACTCATACCCTGAAAATCGGCGATCGGCTGGTCGAACTGGTCGCGCTGCTGGCCGTACTCGAGTGCCTTCTCAAGGGCACAGCAGTTGCTGTTTGAACCCCTCCTTGCCGCGCGGGTCAAGGCGTGCGTTTCGGGCACCACGATTCGTGCATACGGAACTGAGTCTGGGTGTGTTCGGCCATGTTCGTATAGTGTTGTTCGATCTTGACGTTGTCAGCGGTATCCTCAAGATTGACGACGTCCGAGCCCATGCCGTCAGGGAA
Proteins encoded:
- a CDS encoding MBL fold metallo-hydrolase is translated as MNDTDDWFDIEEISDNSWRISEATFFNDYLFAGEERALLLDASVGIGNLRAMVETLVDVPVTVVLTHSHWDHMGAAHQFDDVRVHNAELPSDGTVRSDYVAEEFHVDLSGWIDSWRDQGGQFPDGFDPENYEIQPASNITDVAEGEVVDIGNRELEFIHLPGHAPGQLGALDRERGDLYGGDVIHIQQNLYIHFGGCDIHDYVDTFARLRELRDEGVFDTLYTAHNPPMSGDELSLLDEYHEGLQAILADELPYRSNDERPPGRVYRIAGNEVITKPDVS
- a CDS encoding acyl-CoA synthetase, producing the protein MVDELDLSAYDLAQYESYSEAVEEFEWKIPNTFNLGRAIIDRNAQKRGRVALFWDNQKGADEIWTFWQLRQRTNQFCNALSEVGIERGDVVGICLPERPETVISHTGTWKYGAVSLPLPVILGDEGLEYRLAHSESRAVLVHDNLLDEVRDLYNDLDQLEHIIIVGDESPEHENEYHFDDFLDKQPVEASPAETKAEEDALLVYTSGTTGDPKGVMHAHRVMLGTLPGFNMKYNVNTDGVYYTAVDWSWMGSLTTIMPALLTGQTIVGSNYTSFKADEQLSILERYGVTHGNFPPTALNILREGNDSGYDIQLRVIVSGGEALSPETLTYWRSREIPILEGYGQTESNPLICNCEYFFDVKKGSMGRPVPGHEIQLRKNGEPVEQGEVGEIALKRPDPAQLKRYVGEVETEEYFEGDWFLTGDLAREDENGYFWFKSRADDVIISSGYRISPVEVENTIIEHPSVAEVGVAGVPDDIRGNIVKAFVKTHSPENHSDDLKLEIQSLVKDQLAKYEYPREVEFVEEFPTSVTGKIKRSSLTD
- a CDS encoding SDR family NAD(P)-dependent oxidoreductase, encoding MTDSMFEISGDTAIVTGSSTGIGRAIVERFTATGVDVVVSSRDQERVDAVASAINDSNRPGKALPIECDIRDWEAIETLAEATETELGQIDILVNNAGASFEAPFEELSQNAWKTIVDINLNGTFNFSRIVGEKMIENDGGHIINVSSVAARDGAPMMTHYAAAKSGLNSLTRTLGYEWAKYDINLNGIMPGLVATEGLESQRGISASDIDTDTVNRQIGLPEEIASVAQFLTSPAANYIQGETIVVEGVPRIPHTEHHDVE
- a CDS encoding HpcH/HpaI aldolase/citrate lyase family protein, producing the protein MELRGSYHIVPGLRESALDDPVKSIEDATKANSSVTVIDLEDGVGPALKDVARDTTVQAIEEWGDLEKEIVIRINALNTPHSFKDLEAIRTASVSPRALLVPDIQSASDLQYIEKYLQATDQPMGIIPLIERPSAIFNLFEIAHASQRIEAIVFGSVDFRRYMGMPTMEQNPDIDLPRYVTSMAASAAGVPAIDTVYLHRSNLDGLRSQAENARAIGFDGKLATSVEQVPVIEETFAPTEEEIAYAERIVQAFEKAGDETGLITVDGTTVDIPIIREQRALLKRAKKDKTHDGE
- a CDS encoding TRAP transporter permease, which codes for MNVSRWLRWLITVVGVGLAVYLVYYAVEYPFSRTKHSVIFFGGSIALYYLVDIHEQYWGSINPDELFEEELTEEGGGRINELSSRFPTAGRFSAPIQSVICVVLAVTSVAATAYLLANWQYLQWDAPALGYKQIDLLVGGVMMILAIDVTRREYGNVLAGVIALSVVYGLFGPFFPGILSHGGMSVTQVIKFGSIELRGVFGFILGVGATWVAIFIIFAGVATQYGLTRFLLDLGEEFSNVFRTGVVHIAIISSMIMGSITGSAAANTATTGSFTIPMMKNQGIKGEVAAAIESVASSGGQILPPVMGVAAFLMADILGIPYLEVVRAGILPALLFYGSTAIAVHLLVIKSGWMADADGEFKLAVLRQGLRFAPAIGVLLYALVIMQLSPLTAGLYTLITAMITQFATNLYTDGVSLSALRKTTRETIIGLRQGMIDMAPLVGLLGAIGIIVSMVTQSGLSQKISVQMIGLAGGTLILVLILAMITSLMFGLGMPTPAAYILVVILTAPPLIELGIKPLSAHMFVFYFAMLSAITPPVAVAVAVGSRIADAGFLKSAFQAFRIGIIGFLLPFVFAYNQSLIYWAFPRTAYMTSMTFIGVFAIAAVAIGHDGNRNLTWPFRIFGAAMAFVIFFGPFTAKVIVSLLLCLYLVQLLRPSSISPIPKWTK
- a CDS encoding TAXI family TRAP transporter solute-binding subunit produces the protein MANKPKETSDFRVGNISRKDFLKTTAAGLLASPLAGCANSSNSSGSDSMVVVSGPSDSAGHAMMQGAAAEINEASDDIEVDARPGGSRANINRLKNEEADMGYTQTYTAGLINEGDDPFSDLSFTPNQVFHLYDVNWFFITNNEDIKTINDIESNHSVSPGPQGSGSGEALDHALSVLDIDYQRRSIEFTQQASAMKSDRLDVGIGATVNGTTETGWLQQTKSSANLRTVGIPNSAMQQLNQDPYTLVTEYETSGRENWSYIHDPIAVVTHGYSFLVRNDYTYDAVYEYLTQLNDNIDAIKESHAMWGAATELDWWVENTFDMPFHPAAADFYEEQGVWRDEFTRGEE
- a CDS encoding acyl-CoA dehydrogenase family protein, which translates into the protein MELTMHDTIGLEPRHHDFRERVRSFSETEIEPAIEKYEERGEFPTELIDVLGDAGLYGINVPEEFGGEGLDTRSFVIAVEEISRVYKLPAGVLSLSCGLIGHTLQNVGTERQKEWLRDIFTENQITAVSLTEPQAGSDANALETTAERDGDEYILNGHKVWTTHGEIADLILVVARTDDTGNHNDVSMFAIPDPQEYDGLKFIRNIPCMEGDAAVESEVIYDDVRLPAEFLVGEEGKGFQYIMQALDIGRIGVAAQAVGITQGCLDASTEYADEREQFGQPIRDFQGVSFKLADMKMNLEASRLLTYQTAARLDGGADSVTQEASMAKTFATDVAMDAATEAVQIHGSRGYSTDYPVERYMREAKGTQIYEGTNEVNRTVIARDLYE
- a CDS encoding IclR family transcriptional regulator; translation: MDPEPPIKATKTTFTIIETLIDLDGAGISELADNVGIPKSTVHNHLNTLNQLGYVCKDGSTYQVGTQFIRLGSQLRRNHDIYGVSKQEIKKLAESTGEHTSLMIEENGRGVYFHTVEGSTPLKVVTINGMATKLHTTAPGKAILAHLPEEERESIYDTHGLAATTSNTIVDRSELESHLEQIREQGYALDTGETLEAMRGVAAPIVHNNGSVQGAISVYGPRRRTDIDEFESSILDDILHSKNVIEVNLSY
- a CDS encoding acyl-CoA dehydrogenase family protein — protein: MTYRRGDQCRIPDRMDASLAKLTSGVMVRHVISESLQINGANDYQQDHPFEYLYRLARNRRLAAGTDEIQENHIVAALKRNGLSSLA